In Drosophila pseudoobscura strain MV-25-SWS-2005 chromosome 4, UCI_Dpse_MV25, whole genome shotgun sequence, the following proteins share a genomic window:
- the LOC6903394 gene encoding prolyl endopeptidase gives MYKYFFRSVLHKNNSKIVRKNNLLLGKLRAQQIISIMSQSRVSVNIPTTINASPGAEEAKLKMTYPVARKDESVTETMYGTSVKDVYRWLEDPEAQETHKFIDAQNAISQPFLEKCDEWKKINTKLTKLWNYPKYGAPMKNGSYYYYYKNTGLQNQHVLMQQDSLKEEGRVFIDPNQLSADGTTAMSQATFSDDGSYMAYGLSESGSDWEKILIRRAKDCTDFEDVLEKVKFSTIAWTLDNKGFFYGRYPCQDGKTDGSETKQNEHQKLYYHRVGESQDKDTMVVEFPEQPSWRTISEVSDCGKYLILFVSYTVRDNTLYYAHIKPGEEISGPLEVHPIVDKFEADYDYVASEGSKMYFRTNKDAPNYRLVMIDLENPDEKNWKTVVPEHSKDVMEWALCAHRNKFVVCYIRDVKSVLQAYEMETGKMVQHFDLDIGTLAGISGEKKYSEIFYSFTSFLTPGLIYRYDFAKPEEKPEVIREIKLNLEGFSRDSYAVEQVFYKSKDDTDIPMFIVRKKRDTIEPRPCLLYGYGGFNHSLMPSFGITALTFMDAFDGVVAYPNLRGGGEYGIKWHNAGRLLNKQNVFDDFQSAAEYLTCNKYTSKDRLAIQGASNGGLLVGACINQRPDLFGAAVAQVGVMDMLRFHKFTIGHSWCSDYGNPDEESHFVNLFSYSPLHNVHTPLDKSQEYPSTLILTADHDDRVSPLHSLKFAAALQEAVRQSEIQNNPILLRVYTKAGHGAGKPTTMRIKEATDILAFYFKSLNMDSVNL, from the coding sequence atgtacaaatatttttttcgttctgttttacacaaaaataattcaaaaattgttagaaaaaataatttacttTTGGGAAAATTGCGAGCTCAACAAATAATTTCAATTATGTCGCAGTCGCGAGTGTCGGTCAATATTCCCACGACCATCAATGCTTCTCCGGGGGCGGAGGAAGCGAAGCTGAAGATGACATATCCCGTGGCCCGAAAGGATGAATCCGTGACTGAAACCATGTACGGTACAAGCGTGAAGGATGTCTACCGTTGGCTGGAGGATCCCGAGGCACAGGAGACGCACAAGTTCATCGATGCCCAGAACGCCATCAGTCAGCCGTTTCTGGAGAAGTGCGACGAGTGGAAGAAGATCAATACGAAGCTCACGAAGCTATGGAACTATCCGAAATATGGTGCCCCCATGAAGAATGGCagctattattattactacAAGAACACGGGCCTGCAGAATCAACATGTCCTGATGCAGCAAGATTCCCTGAAGGAGGAGGGTAGAGTGTTCATTGACCCGAATCAACTGTCAGCCGATGGCACCACCGCCATGAGCCAGGCCACGTTCTCCGATGATGGTTCCTATATGGCCTATGGCCTCAGCGAAAGCGGTTCCGATTGGGAGAAGATACTCATACGCAGAGCCAAGGACTGCACGGACTTTGAAGACGTGCTCGAGAAGGTCAAGTTCTCGACGATTGCTTGGACATTGGACAACAAGGGTTTCTTCTATGGCCGCTACCCATGTCAGGATGGAAAGACCGATGGCTCCGAGACGAAGCAGAACGAGCATCAGAAGCTATACTACCATCGCGTGGGAGAGTCCCAGGACAAGGATACAATGGTGGTGGAGTTCCCCGAACAACCGTCGTGGCGCACCATCAGCGAGGTCTCCGATTGCGGCAAGTATCTGATTCTATTCGTCAGCTATACAGTCCGCGACAATACGCTCTACTATGCGCACATCAAGCCGGGAGAGGAAATCTCTGGCCCGTTGGAGGTCCATCCGATTGTGGATAAATTCGAGGCCGACTACGATTATGTGGCAAGCGAAGGATCCAAGATGTACTTCAGAACCAATAAGGATGCCCCCAACTATCGTTTGGTGATGATTGATCTCGAAAATCCCGATGAAAAGAACTGGAAAACTGTGGTCCCCGAGCACTCGAAGGATGTCATGGAGTGGGCTCTGTGCGCCCATCGTAATAAGTTCGTGGTTTGCTACATACGCGATGTGAAGAGCGTGCTGCAAGCCTACGAAATGGAAACGGGCAAGATGGTGCAACACTTTGATCTAGATATTGGTACGCTGGCTGGCATCTCGGGGGAAAAGAAATACTCCGAGATCTTCTATAGTTTCACATCATTTCTCACGCCCGGTCTCATCTATCGATATGACTTTGCAAAGCCCGAGGAAAAGCCGGAGGTTATTCGTGAAATCAAACTGAATCTGGAGGGATTCTCGCGCGATTCGTATGCCGTAGAGCAGGTGTTCTACAAGAGCAAGGATGACACCGATATACCCATGTTTATCGTCCGCAAGAAACGCGACACCATTGAGCCGCGTCCTTGTCTTCTGTACGGCTATGGGGGATTCAATCACAGTCTGATGCCTTCCTTTGGCATCACAGCCCTCACCTTCATGGACGCCTTCGACGGGGTTGTGGCCTATCCGAATCTACGCGGCGGCGGCGAATACGGCATCAAGTGGCACAACGCTGGCCGGCTGCTCAACAAACAGAACGTCTTTGATGACTTCCAGTCGGCAGCCGAGTACTTGACCTGCAACAAGTACACTTCCAAGGATCGTCTGGCCATCCAGGGTGCCTCGAATGGTGGTCTCCTCGTTGGGGCATGCATCAATCAGCGTCCCGATCTGTTTGGTGCTGCTGTCGCCCAAGTGGGCGTCATGGATATGCTGCGCTTCCACAAATTCACCATCGGCCATTCCTGGTGCTCCGACTACGGCAATCCCGATGAGGAGTCGCACTTTGTGAATCTCTTCAGCTACTCCCCCTTGCACAATGTGCACACCCCTCTGGATAAATCGCAGGAGTATCCCTCTACTTTGATCCTGACTGCCGATCACGACGATCGTGTGAGTCCCTTGCATTCGCTGAAGTTTGCGGCTGCCCTCCAGGAGGCTGTACGTCAATCGGAAATCCAGAACAATCCCATACTTTTGCGTGTCTACACCAAGGCTGGACATGGCGCTGGCAAGCCCACAACAATGCGCATCAAAGAGGCCACAGACATTCTGGCCTTTTACTTCAAGAGCTTAAATATGGATTCTGTTAATCTTTaa